From Acipenser ruthenus chromosome 2, fAciRut3.2 maternal haplotype, whole genome shotgun sequence, a single genomic window includes:
- the LOC131698887 gene encoding YTH domain-containing protein 1-like isoform X2, whose protein sequence is MAVDRRDEKDGELNVLDDILTEAPDQDDELYNPESEHDINEKKGSKRKNDRGDHNDSKRPRSSGHYTRQAVKRAAGSTISSSKKPMNARGRHSSDYKNEEYHYDRSKDCADRKNHSVRGSSSRDAQKPVSRRKDSDRRIKPLMAEVPQKLRRTSVESGRASRSSKEGANSDEYGSDQETGSSASSEGNNSEDEGMDEEGVECDKVDGEDEEEDEEEEGEEEDEDEEYEQEEVDQRERNEENDYDTRSEASDSESESVSFSEGESIRSGSGSEASDKEKKEKKRARGISPIVFDRSGSSASESYAGSEKKHDKLSSSVRAVRKDPTSKLKYILRDARFFLIKSNNHENVSLAKAKGVWSTLPVNEKKLNAAFRSARSVILVFSVRESGKFQGFARLSSESHHGGSPIHWVLPAGMNAKMLGGVFKIDWICRRELPFTKTAHLSNPWNEHKPVKIGRDGQEIELECGTQLCLLFPPDESIDLYQVIHKMRHKRRINSQPRSRGRPARREPGRDVGRRRPEEFDMQSRKRPRIDYPPEFPQRPGFMKDPRNQHVDRRFTGVRRDVFLNGSYNDYMREFHHSIGPPPPWQGMPPYPGMEQPPHHPYYQHHPPPPQPHPPYSGHHPVPHDTRYRDKRVHDYDMRVDDFLRRTQAVVSGRRSRPRERDRERERDRPRDTRRDRERDRGRERDRERERIRDREKERGRYRR, encoded by the exons ATGGCGGTCGACAGAAGGGACGAGAAAG ATGGTGAACTTAATGTGTTGGATGACATCCTGACTGAGGCACCTGATCAAGATGATGAGCTGTACAACCCTGAGAGTGAACATGACATTAATGAGAAAAAAG GATCAAAGAGGAAAAATGATCGAGGCGACCATAACGACAGCAAAAGGCCAAGATCTTCAGGCCATTATACCAGGCAAGCTGTCAAGAGAGCTGCAGGTTCCACCATAAGCAGCAGCAAGAAACCCATGAATGCCAGAGGCAGACATTCTTCAGACTACAAGAATGAGGAATATCACTATGATAGAAGTAAGGACTGTGCTGACAGAAAGAACCACTCTGTAAGAGGGAGCAGCTCCAGGGATGCTCAAAAACCTGTGAGCAGAAGAAAGGATTCAGACAGGAGGATTAAACCATTAATGGCAGAGGTACCACAG AAACTGCGTCGCACCAGTGTGGAAAGCGGGAGGGCAAGCCGCTCTTCCAAAGAGGGTGCAAACTCAGACGAGTACGGGTCTGACCAGGAGACAGGAAGCTCGGCATCCTCTGAGGGAAACAACTCTGAGGACGAGGGGATGGATGAGGAGGGAGTTGAGTGTGATAAAGTTGATGGggaggatgaagaggaggatgaagaggaggagggagaggaggaggatgaggatgaggagtaTGAGCAAGAGGAGGTAGATCAGCGGGAGAGGAATGAAGAAAATGACTACGACACTCGCAGTGAGGCCAGCGACTCTGAATCCGAGTCGGTGTCTTTCTCCGAGGGGGAATCTATTAGATCTGGATCAGGATCTGAAGCTTCAG ATAAGGAGAAAAAAGAGAAGAAGCGGGCTAGAGGGATTTCTCCAATCGTTTTTGATAGAAGTGGAAGCTCAGCTTCAGAATCTTATGCAG GGTCAGAGAAGAAGCATGACAAACTTTCATCCTCTGTGCGAGCTGTTCGCAAAG atcCAACAAGTAAGCTGAAATATATACTTCGAGACGCAAGGTTTTTCCTTATTAAGAGTAATAACCACGAAAATGTCTCCCTGGCCAAAGCTAAG ggGGTGTGGTCCACACTTCCAGTAAACGAGAAGAAGCTAAATGCTGCATTTAGATCAGCCAGAAGTGTTATCTTGGTATTCTCTGTGAGAGAAAGTGGAAAGTTTCAGG GTTTTGCAAGGCTTTCATCGGAATCCCACCACGGAGGGTCACCAATACATTGGGTTTTACCAGCGGGAATGAATGCAAAAATGCTTGGGGGTGTGTTCAAAATTGACTGGATTTGCag ACGTGAGCTGCCCTTCACAAAAACTGCACACCTCTCAAATCCATGGAATGAACATAAGCCAGTGAAAATTGGACGTGATGGACAG gaaattGAATTGGAATGTGGAACTCAGCTTTGCCTACTGTTTCCTCCTGATGAAAGTATTGACTTGTATCAGGTGATTCATAAAATGCGCCACAAGAGGAGGATAAATTCTCAACCACGCTCGAGAGGACGCCCCGCCCGCCGAGAACCAGGTCGCGATGTGGGAAG GCGTCGACCAGAGGAATTTGACATGCAAAGCAGAAAAAGACCAAGGATTGACTATCCACCTGAATTTCCTCAGAGACCAG GTTTCATGAAAGACCCTCGAAATCAACATGTAGACAG ACGTTTTACAGGAGTGAGACGGGATGTGTTTCTAAATGGG TCTTACAATGATTATATGAGGGAATTTCATCACAGCATCGGGCCACCCCCTCCCTGGCAGGGAATG CCCCCCTATCCTGGAATGGAGCAGCCACCACATCATCCTTATTACCAGCATCATCCACCACCACCTCAACCTCACCCACCATACTCCGGACATCACCCAGTGCCACATGACACCAGATACAGAGACAAACGTGTG CATGATTATGACATGAGAGTGGACGACTTCTTGCGGCGCACACAGGCAGTGGTGAGCGGGCGCAGGAGCCGTCCCCGGGAAAGGGACAGGGAACGTGAGCGCGACAGACCCAGGGACACACGCCGAGACAGAGAACGTGACAGGGGCCGGGAGAGAGACCGAGAGAGGGAGCGGATCAGGGACAGGGAGAAGGAAAGGGGAAGATACCGAAGATAA
- the LOC131698887 gene encoding YTH domain-containing protein 1-like isoform X4 yields MAVDRRDEKDGELNVLDDILTEAPDQDDELYNPESEHDINEKKGSKRKNDRGDHNDSKRPRSSGHYTRQAVKRAAGSTISSSKKPMNARGRHSSDYKNEEYHYDRSKDCADRKNHSVRGSSSRDAQKPVSRRKDSDRRIKPLMAEVPQKLRRTSVESGRASRSSKEGANSDEYGSDQETGSSASSEGNNSEDEGMDEEGVECDKVDGEDEEEDEEEEGEEEDEDEEYEQEEVDQRERNEENDYDTRSEASDSESESVSFSEGESIRSGSGSEASGSEKKHDKLSSSVRAVRKDPTSKLKYILRDARFFLIKSNNHENVSLAKAKGVWSTLPVNEKKLNAAFRSARSVILVFSVRESGKFQGFARLSSESHHGGSPIHWVLPAGMNAKMLGGVFKIDWICRRELPFTKTAHLSNPWNEHKPVKIGRDGQEIELECGTQLCLLFPPDESIDLYQVIHKMRHKRRINSQPRSRGRPARREPGRDVGRRRPEEFDMQSRKRPRIDYPPEFPQRPGFMKDPRNQHVDRRFTGVRRDVFLNGSYNDYMREFHHSIGPPPPWQGMPPYPGMEQPPHHPYYQHHPPPPQPHPPYSGHHPVPHDTRYRDKRVHDYDMRVDDFLRRTQAVVSGRRSRPRERDRERERDRPRDTRRDRERDRGRERDRERERIRDREKERGRYRR; encoded by the exons ATGGCGGTCGACAGAAGGGACGAGAAAG ATGGTGAACTTAATGTGTTGGATGACATCCTGACTGAGGCACCTGATCAAGATGATGAGCTGTACAACCCTGAGAGTGAACATGACATTAATGAGAAAAAAG GATCAAAGAGGAAAAATGATCGAGGCGACCATAACGACAGCAAAAGGCCAAGATCTTCAGGCCATTATACCAGGCAAGCTGTCAAGAGAGCTGCAGGTTCCACCATAAGCAGCAGCAAGAAACCCATGAATGCCAGAGGCAGACATTCTTCAGACTACAAGAATGAGGAATATCACTATGATAGAAGTAAGGACTGTGCTGACAGAAAGAACCACTCTGTAAGAGGGAGCAGCTCCAGGGATGCTCAAAAACCTGTGAGCAGAAGAAAGGATTCAGACAGGAGGATTAAACCATTAATGGCAGAGGTACCACAG AAACTGCGTCGCACCAGTGTGGAAAGCGGGAGGGCAAGCCGCTCTTCCAAAGAGGGTGCAAACTCAGACGAGTACGGGTCTGACCAGGAGACAGGAAGCTCGGCATCCTCTGAGGGAAACAACTCTGAGGACGAGGGGATGGATGAGGAGGGAGTTGAGTGTGATAAAGTTGATGGggaggatgaagaggaggatgaagaggaggagggagaggaggaggatgaggatgaggagtaTGAGCAAGAGGAGGTAGATCAGCGGGAGAGGAATGAAGAAAATGACTACGACACTCGCAGTGAGGCCAGCGACTCTGAATCCGAGTCGGTGTCTTTCTCCGAGGGGGAATCTATTAGATCTGGATCAGGATCTGAAGCTTCAG GGTCAGAGAAGAAGCATGACAAACTTTCATCCTCTGTGCGAGCTGTTCGCAAAG atcCAACAAGTAAGCTGAAATATATACTTCGAGACGCAAGGTTTTTCCTTATTAAGAGTAATAACCACGAAAATGTCTCCCTGGCCAAAGCTAAG ggGGTGTGGTCCACACTTCCAGTAAACGAGAAGAAGCTAAATGCTGCATTTAGATCAGCCAGAAGTGTTATCTTGGTATTCTCTGTGAGAGAAAGTGGAAAGTTTCAGG GTTTTGCAAGGCTTTCATCGGAATCCCACCACGGAGGGTCACCAATACATTGGGTTTTACCAGCGGGAATGAATGCAAAAATGCTTGGGGGTGTGTTCAAAATTGACTGGATTTGCag ACGTGAGCTGCCCTTCACAAAAACTGCACACCTCTCAAATCCATGGAATGAACATAAGCCAGTGAAAATTGGACGTGATGGACAG gaaattGAATTGGAATGTGGAACTCAGCTTTGCCTACTGTTTCCTCCTGATGAAAGTATTGACTTGTATCAGGTGATTCATAAAATGCGCCACAAGAGGAGGATAAATTCTCAACCACGCTCGAGAGGACGCCCCGCCCGCCGAGAACCAGGTCGCGATGTGGGAAG GCGTCGACCAGAGGAATTTGACATGCAAAGCAGAAAAAGACCAAGGATTGACTATCCACCTGAATTTCCTCAGAGACCAG GTTTCATGAAAGACCCTCGAAATCAACATGTAGACAG ACGTTTTACAGGAGTGAGACGGGATGTGTTTCTAAATGGG TCTTACAATGATTATATGAGGGAATTTCATCACAGCATCGGGCCACCCCCTCCCTGGCAGGGAATG CCCCCCTATCCTGGAATGGAGCAGCCACCACATCATCCTTATTACCAGCATCATCCACCACCACCTCAACCTCACCCACCATACTCCGGACATCACCCAGTGCCACATGACACCAGATACAGAGACAAACGTGTG CATGATTATGACATGAGAGTGGACGACTTCTTGCGGCGCACACAGGCAGTGGTGAGCGGGCGCAGGAGCCGTCCCCGGGAAAGGGACAGGGAACGTGAGCGCGACAGACCCAGGGACACACGCCGAGACAGAGAACGTGACAGGGGCCGGGAGAGAGACCGAGAGAGGGAGCGGATCAGGGACAGGGAGAAGGAAAGGGGAAGATACCGAAGATAA
- the LOC131698887 gene encoding YTH domain-containing protein 1-like isoform X3 yields the protein MAVDRRDEKDGELNVLDDILTEAPDQDDELYNPESEHDINEKKGSKRKNDRGDHNDSKRPRSSGHYTRQAVKRAAGSTISSSKKPMNARGRHSSDYKNEEYHYDRSKDCADRKNHSVRGSSSRDAQKPVSRRKDSDRRIKPLMAEVPQKLRRTSVESGRASRSSKEGANSDEYGSDQETGSSASSEGNNSEDEGMDEEGVECDKVDGEDEEEDEEEEGEEEDEDEEYEQEEVDQRERNEENDYDTRSEASDSESESVSFSEGESIRSGSGSEASGSEKKHDKLSSSVRAVRKDPTSKLKYILRDARFFLIKSNNHENVSLAKAKGVWSTLPVNEKKLNAAFRSARSVILVFSVRESGKFQGFARLSSESHHGGSPIHWVLPAGMNAKMLGGVFKIDWICRRELPFTKTAHLSNPWNEHKPVKIGRDGQEIELECGTQLCLLFPPDESIDLYQVIHKMRHKRRINSQPRSRGRPARREPGRDVGRRRPEEFDMQSRKRPRIDYPPEFPQRPGFMKDPRNQHVDRRFTGVRRDVFLNGALPSWPRQTSQEQHKSYNDYMREFHHSIGPPPPWQGMPPYPGMEQPPHHPYYQHHPPPPQPHPPYSGHHPVPHDTRYRDKRVHDYDMRVDDFLRRTQAVVSGRRSRPRERDRERERDRPRDTRRDRERDRGRERDRERERIRDREKERGRYRR from the exons ATGGCGGTCGACAGAAGGGACGAGAAAG ATGGTGAACTTAATGTGTTGGATGACATCCTGACTGAGGCACCTGATCAAGATGATGAGCTGTACAACCCTGAGAGTGAACATGACATTAATGAGAAAAAAG GATCAAAGAGGAAAAATGATCGAGGCGACCATAACGACAGCAAAAGGCCAAGATCTTCAGGCCATTATACCAGGCAAGCTGTCAAGAGAGCTGCAGGTTCCACCATAAGCAGCAGCAAGAAACCCATGAATGCCAGAGGCAGACATTCTTCAGACTACAAGAATGAGGAATATCACTATGATAGAAGTAAGGACTGTGCTGACAGAAAGAACCACTCTGTAAGAGGGAGCAGCTCCAGGGATGCTCAAAAACCTGTGAGCAGAAGAAAGGATTCAGACAGGAGGATTAAACCATTAATGGCAGAGGTACCACAG AAACTGCGTCGCACCAGTGTGGAAAGCGGGAGGGCAAGCCGCTCTTCCAAAGAGGGTGCAAACTCAGACGAGTACGGGTCTGACCAGGAGACAGGAAGCTCGGCATCCTCTGAGGGAAACAACTCTGAGGACGAGGGGATGGATGAGGAGGGAGTTGAGTGTGATAAAGTTGATGGggaggatgaagaggaggatgaagaggaggagggagaggaggaggatgaggatgaggagtaTGAGCAAGAGGAGGTAGATCAGCGGGAGAGGAATGAAGAAAATGACTACGACACTCGCAGTGAGGCCAGCGACTCTGAATCCGAGTCGGTGTCTTTCTCCGAGGGGGAATCTATTAGATCTGGATCAGGATCTGAAGCTTCAG GGTCAGAGAAGAAGCATGACAAACTTTCATCCTCTGTGCGAGCTGTTCGCAAAG atcCAACAAGTAAGCTGAAATATATACTTCGAGACGCAAGGTTTTTCCTTATTAAGAGTAATAACCACGAAAATGTCTCCCTGGCCAAAGCTAAG ggGGTGTGGTCCACACTTCCAGTAAACGAGAAGAAGCTAAATGCTGCATTTAGATCAGCCAGAAGTGTTATCTTGGTATTCTCTGTGAGAGAAAGTGGAAAGTTTCAGG GTTTTGCAAGGCTTTCATCGGAATCCCACCACGGAGGGTCACCAATACATTGGGTTTTACCAGCGGGAATGAATGCAAAAATGCTTGGGGGTGTGTTCAAAATTGACTGGATTTGCag ACGTGAGCTGCCCTTCACAAAAACTGCACACCTCTCAAATCCATGGAATGAACATAAGCCAGTGAAAATTGGACGTGATGGACAG gaaattGAATTGGAATGTGGAACTCAGCTTTGCCTACTGTTTCCTCCTGATGAAAGTATTGACTTGTATCAGGTGATTCATAAAATGCGCCACAAGAGGAGGATAAATTCTCAACCACGCTCGAGAGGACGCCCCGCCCGCCGAGAACCAGGTCGCGATGTGGGAAG GCGTCGACCAGAGGAATTTGACATGCAAAGCAGAAAAAGACCAAGGATTGACTATCCACCTGAATTTCCTCAGAGACCAG GTTTCATGAAAGACCCTCGAAATCAACATGTAGACAG ACGTTTTACAGGAGTGAGACGGGATGTGTTTCTAAATGGG GCACTCCCTAGCTGGCCACGTCAAACCTCCCAAGAGCAGCACAAG TCTTACAATGATTATATGAGGGAATTTCATCACAGCATCGGGCCACCCCCTCCCTGGCAGGGAATG CCCCCCTATCCTGGAATGGAGCAGCCACCACATCATCCTTATTACCAGCATCATCCACCACCACCTCAACCTCACCCACCATACTCCGGACATCACCCAGTGCCACATGACACCAGATACAGAGACAAACGTGTG CATGATTATGACATGAGAGTGGACGACTTCTTGCGGCGCACACAGGCAGTGGTGAGCGGGCGCAGGAGCCGTCCCCGGGAAAGGGACAGGGAACGTGAGCGCGACAGACCCAGGGACACACGCCGAGACAGAGAACGTGACAGGGGCCGGGAGAGAGACCGAGAGAGGGAGCGGATCAGGGACAGGGAGAAGGAAAGGGGAAGATACCGAAGATAA
- the LOC131698887 gene encoding YTH domain-containing protein 1-like isoform X1, protein MAVDRRDEKDGELNVLDDILTEAPDQDDELYNPESEHDINEKKGSKRKNDRGDHNDSKRPRSSGHYTRQAVKRAAGSTISSSKKPMNARGRHSSDYKNEEYHYDRSKDCADRKNHSVRGSSSRDAQKPVSRRKDSDRRIKPLMAEVPQKLRRTSVESGRASRSSKEGANSDEYGSDQETGSSASSEGNNSEDEGMDEEGVECDKVDGEDEEEDEEEEGEEEDEDEEYEQEEVDQRERNEENDYDTRSEASDSESESVSFSEGESIRSGSGSEASDKEKKEKKRARGISPIVFDRSGSSASESYAGSEKKHDKLSSSVRAVRKDPTSKLKYILRDARFFLIKSNNHENVSLAKAKGVWSTLPVNEKKLNAAFRSARSVILVFSVRESGKFQGFARLSSESHHGGSPIHWVLPAGMNAKMLGGVFKIDWICRRELPFTKTAHLSNPWNEHKPVKIGRDGQEIELECGTQLCLLFPPDESIDLYQVIHKMRHKRRINSQPRSRGRPARREPGRDVGRRRPEEFDMQSRKRPRIDYPPEFPQRPGFMKDPRNQHVDRRFTGVRRDVFLNGALPSWPRQTSQEQHKSYNDYMREFHHSIGPPPPWQGMPPYPGMEQPPHHPYYQHHPPPPQPHPPYSGHHPVPHDTRYRDKRVHDYDMRVDDFLRRTQAVVSGRRSRPRERDRERERDRPRDTRRDRERDRGRERDRERERIRDREKERGRYRR, encoded by the exons ATGGCGGTCGACAGAAGGGACGAGAAAG ATGGTGAACTTAATGTGTTGGATGACATCCTGACTGAGGCACCTGATCAAGATGATGAGCTGTACAACCCTGAGAGTGAACATGACATTAATGAGAAAAAAG GATCAAAGAGGAAAAATGATCGAGGCGACCATAACGACAGCAAAAGGCCAAGATCTTCAGGCCATTATACCAGGCAAGCTGTCAAGAGAGCTGCAGGTTCCACCATAAGCAGCAGCAAGAAACCCATGAATGCCAGAGGCAGACATTCTTCAGACTACAAGAATGAGGAATATCACTATGATAGAAGTAAGGACTGTGCTGACAGAAAGAACCACTCTGTAAGAGGGAGCAGCTCCAGGGATGCTCAAAAACCTGTGAGCAGAAGAAAGGATTCAGACAGGAGGATTAAACCATTAATGGCAGAGGTACCACAG AAACTGCGTCGCACCAGTGTGGAAAGCGGGAGGGCAAGCCGCTCTTCCAAAGAGGGTGCAAACTCAGACGAGTACGGGTCTGACCAGGAGACAGGAAGCTCGGCATCCTCTGAGGGAAACAACTCTGAGGACGAGGGGATGGATGAGGAGGGAGTTGAGTGTGATAAAGTTGATGGggaggatgaagaggaggatgaagaggaggagggagaggaggaggatgaggatgaggagtaTGAGCAAGAGGAGGTAGATCAGCGGGAGAGGAATGAAGAAAATGACTACGACACTCGCAGTGAGGCCAGCGACTCTGAATCCGAGTCGGTGTCTTTCTCCGAGGGGGAATCTATTAGATCTGGATCAGGATCTGAAGCTTCAG ATAAGGAGAAAAAAGAGAAGAAGCGGGCTAGAGGGATTTCTCCAATCGTTTTTGATAGAAGTGGAAGCTCAGCTTCAGAATCTTATGCAG GGTCAGAGAAGAAGCATGACAAACTTTCATCCTCTGTGCGAGCTGTTCGCAAAG atcCAACAAGTAAGCTGAAATATATACTTCGAGACGCAAGGTTTTTCCTTATTAAGAGTAATAACCACGAAAATGTCTCCCTGGCCAAAGCTAAG ggGGTGTGGTCCACACTTCCAGTAAACGAGAAGAAGCTAAATGCTGCATTTAGATCAGCCAGAAGTGTTATCTTGGTATTCTCTGTGAGAGAAAGTGGAAAGTTTCAGG GTTTTGCAAGGCTTTCATCGGAATCCCACCACGGAGGGTCACCAATACATTGGGTTTTACCAGCGGGAATGAATGCAAAAATGCTTGGGGGTGTGTTCAAAATTGACTGGATTTGCag ACGTGAGCTGCCCTTCACAAAAACTGCACACCTCTCAAATCCATGGAATGAACATAAGCCAGTGAAAATTGGACGTGATGGACAG gaaattGAATTGGAATGTGGAACTCAGCTTTGCCTACTGTTTCCTCCTGATGAAAGTATTGACTTGTATCAGGTGATTCATAAAATGCGCCACAAGAGGAGGATAAATTCTCAACCACGCTCGAGAGGACGCCCCGCCCGCCGAGAACCAGGTCGCGATGTGGGAAG GCGTCGACCAGAGGAATTTGACATGCAAAGCAGAAAAAGACCAAGGATTGACTATCCACCTGAATTTCCTCAGAGACCAG GTTTCATGAAAGACCCTCGAAATCAACATGTAGACAG ACGTTTTACAGGAGTGAGACGGGATGTGTTTCTAAATGGG GCACTCCCTAGCTGGCCACGTCAAACCTCCCAAGAGCAGCACAAG TCTTACAATGATTATATGAGGGAATTTCATCACAGCATCGGGCCACCCCCTCCCTGGCAGGGAATG CCCCCCTATCCTGGAATGGAGCAGCCACCACATCATCCTTATTACCAGCATCATCCACCACCACCTCAACCTCACCCACCATACTCCGGACATCACCCAGTGCCACATGACACCAGATACAGAGACAAACGTGTG CATGATTATGACATGAGAGTGGACGACTTCTTGCGGCGCACACAGGCAGTGGTGAGCGGGCGCAGGAGCCGTCCCCGGGAAAGGGACAGGGAACGTGAGCGCGACAGACCCAGGGACACACGCCGAGACAGAGAACGTGACAGGGGCCGGGAGAGAGACCGAGAGAGGGAGCGGATCAGGGACAGGGAGAAGGAAAGGGGAAGATACCGAAGATAA
- the LOC117968146 gene encoding dnaJ homolog subfamily C member 25-like, giving the protein MAASMEFVRSKTGPQLIILFFLVFFIPTATALIEGLYCGTEICYDVLGVSRESTKLEIARAYRQLARKYHPDRYRAGDPGLAGETAESAHQKFLLIATAYETLKDEESRKDYDYMLDHPEEYYSHYYHYYSRRLAPKVDVRIVILVTVCAISLFQYYSWWSSYTEAINYLTTVPKYRIQAAELARQQGLLNKTKEKGKNRRSKEEIREEEEEIIRDIIKTKIDIKGGYQKPNISDILLCKIVLAPYFLCTYIIWYCRWIYRFTIKGEEYGEEEKLYLICKNMKMSQAQFDSHEDHQVQTFLERQLWIKENYEVYKQEQEEEMKMKMASDPRWKRYRRWMKNDGPGRLTFIDD; this is encoded by the exons ATGGCTGCTTCCATGGAGTTCGTGAGGTCCAAGACTGGTCCACAGTTAATAATCTTATTCTTTCTGGTGTTCTTCATCCCCACAGCAACTGCCCTCATTGAGGGACTTTACTGCGGTACAGAGATTTGCTATGATGTGCTTGGGGTATCCCGGGAATCCACAAAGTTGGAGATTGCTCGGGCTTACAGACAGCTGGCAAGAAAGTATCACCCGGACAGGTACCGGGCCGGGGATCCAGGTCTGGCTGGAGAGACTGCAGAAAGTGCCCATCAGAAATTCCTGCTCATCGCCACTGCCTACGAGACGCTGAAG GATGAAGAGTCGCGGAAGGATTATGATTACATGCTGGATCACCCTGAAGAGTACTACAGCCACTACTACCATTACTACAGTAGGAGGCTGGCGCCCAAAGTGGACGTCAGGATAGTCATTCTCGTAACAGTGTGTGCCATCTCTCTTTTCCAG TATTACAGCTGGTGGAGTAGCTACACTGAAGCCATTAACTACCTAACCACTGTACCCAAGTACCGAATCCAGGCTGCAGAGCTCGCCAGGCAACAGGGGCTGCTCAACAAGACTAAGGAGAAGGGTAAAAACAGAAGGTCGAAGGAAGAGATccgagaagaggaggaggaaattATCAGAGACATCATTAAAACCAAGATTGACATCAAAGGAGGCTATCAGAAGCCTAACATATCAGACATACTGCTGTGTAAGATCGTGCTAGCGCCCTACTTCCTGTGCACGTACATCATCTGGTACTGTCGGTGGATATACCGCTTCACCATCAAAGGGGAGGAGTATGGGGAGGAGGAGAAACTCTACCTTATTTGCAAGAACATGAAGATGTCCCAGGCTCAATTTGACAGCCACGAGGACCATCAGGTGCAAACTTTCTTGGAACGACAACTTTGGATCAAAGAAAACTATGAG GTATACAAGCAAGAGCAAGAGGAAGAGATGAAAATGAAGATGGCGTCAGACCCTCGGTGGAAAAGATACAGACGGTGGATGAAAAATGATGGGCCTGGAAGGTTAACGTTCATTGATGACTGA